A region of Chloracidobacterium sp. DNA encodes the following proteins:
- a CDS encoding SDR family NAD(P)-dependent oxidoreductase gives MKWKNKTVLLTGASSGIGEALAIAIASKGATVGLLARREDLLKDIAAKCESVGGKARYFACDVVDSDAVHEAAQKFRDEFDHIDIMIANAGIGGNNKETRNYEPDAVKKLIDINLLGSVNAIHAVVPQMLERGSGHLVAISSLAGFRGLPKSAAYSASKAAMTAFFESVRLDVAAKGIDVTIIQPGFIRTPLTAGRESRMPFLMDLDHAVPHFINAIEKKKIRRFSMAACDYRSTWQDNAGLAI, from the coding sequence ATGAAGTGGAAGAACAAAACAGTTCTTCTTACAGGAGCTTCAAGTGGCATCGGCGAGGCTCTAGCAATCGCGATCGCCTCAAAAGGAGCAACAGTCGGCCTGCTTGCGCGGCGTGAAGATCTGTTAAAAGACATCGCGGCCAAATGTGAATCTGTCGGTGGCAAGGCCCGCTATTTTGCTTGTGATGTGGTTGATTCAGATGCAGTGCATGAAGCGGCTCAAAAGTTTCGCGACGAATTCGACCATATCGATATCATGATAGCGAACGCCGGTATTGGCGGTAATAACAAAGAGACTCGCAATTACGAACCGGACGCGGTCAAGAAACTTATTGATATAAATTTACTCGGATCAGTAAATGCCATTCATGCGGTTGTGCCGCAGATGCTTGAACGCGGCTCGGGACATCTTGTAGCTATTTCAAGCCTCGCCGGATTTCGCGGCCTTCCAAAATCGGCGGCCTATTCGGCGAGTAAAGCTGCAATGACTGCATTTTTTGAAAGCGTTCGACTTGATGTAGCCGCAAAAGGTATTGATGTCACTATAATTCAGCCGGGATTCATACGCACACCGCTAACCGCTGGACGCGAAAGCAGAATGCCGTTCTTGATGGATCTCGACCACGCCGTTCCACATTTCATCAATGCTATCGAAAAAAAAAAAATTCGCCGCTTTTCCATGGCAGCTTGCGACTATCGTTCGACTTGGCAAGATAATGCCGGCTTGGCTATATGA
- a CDS encoding CHRD domain-containing protein codes for MNKIKLVFMLCFMVFGVAALLFNNGFTPVVQSYSTQPPPQMTGAPGEQNCSLCHDDTGPGIITVFAPANYIPGQTYQIQVQHATTDTTRLRWGFELTTLDGTNSAAGTFTDTTAFTQQDFGDGRWYIEHTQAGTFAGTPNGATWTFDWNAPATDVGPVTFYAAGNQANNNDNPSGDQTYLTTAVSLPLGPTPTNTATETNTPTPTPTCYTVTTLSGSEEVPPNGSTATGTGTVSVNAAQTQITVTLDWSSLSSNATAAHIHGPAAAGSNAGILFGMTGVPLSPTGSVPTQSFAISPAQLTQFQNGLFYWNVHSSTFPGGEIRGQILPGPCLATPTPTATSTLTSTNTPTATATTTPGGSSVSGTVTYGNPASPTTKFISNATVASTVGSPLVTTVTDAPGGTAGQYTLTGFGTGNYTIGVTKTTGQNGVSSADAARIAQHVSGVSLITNDRQRIAADVTNNGALSSTDAAQIARFVSGLGPPIGLAGQWRFFVPSLTEPTFPIGASPTTRSYADPIGVQTGQDYIGILVGEVTGNWNPTAARPFNGRQLAEVEGSGPERGIAVELPSVVGSVDKEIVVPVSVEGISNKGVISYEFDLRYDPSVLQPLVDPVDVSGTVSRGLSVVVNATEPGLMRVVLYGAYPIDGDGVLLNLRFTSVGTVGSVSPISFEQIMFNEGESRVTITNGKIELF; via the coding sequence ATGAACAAGATCAAGTTAGTTTTCATGTTGTGTTTTATGGTCTTTGGCGTTGCCGCTTTGTTGTTCAACAACGGTTTCACCCCTGTGGTGCAGTCATATTCTACCCAACCGCCACCGCAAATGACCGGAGCTCCCGGTGAACAGAACTGCTCGCTGTGTCACGATGACACCGGGCCGGGAATTATTACCGTATTTGCTCCGGCAAATTACATTCCCGGACAAACCTACCAGATACAGGTCCAGCACGCGACAACCGACACGACTAGATTGCGTTGGGGATTTGAATTAACAACTCTCGATGGCACCAATTCAGCTGCCGGAACATTTACCGACACGACCGCGTTTACTCAGCAAGATTTTGGCGACGGGCGATGGTACATCGAACATACTCAAGCAGGTACATTCGCCGGAACCCCTAACGGAGCGACTTGGACGTTCGACTGGAACGCCCCAGCCACTGATGTCGGCCCTGTGACGTTCTATGCCGCAGGTAATCAGGCAAACAACAACGATAATCCCAGCGGCGATCAGACCTATCTAACTACTGCGGTCAGCCTGCCTTTGGGACCGACGCCAACAAACACTGCAACAGAGACTAACACTCCAACGCCGACGCCGACTTGTTACACAGTGACGACTTTGTCAGGCTCAGAGGAGGTGCCGCCTAATGGTTCGACGGCTACAGGCACAGGCACGGTTTCAGTCAATGCCGCTCAGACACAGATCACGGTAACGCTCGACTGGTCAAGTTTGTCCAGCAATGCGACTGCTGCGCATATTCATGGGCCGGCTGCGGCAGGCTCAAATGCCGGAATTCTATTTGGAATGACTGGCGTACCATTATCGCCAACAGGCTCAGTTCCTACGCAGTCTTTTGCGATCTCACCGGCACAGTTGACGCAATTCCAAAACGGATTGTTCTACTGGAACGTTCATTCGTCAACATTTCCCGGCGGCGAAATTCGCGGCCAGATACTTCCGGGACCGTGCTTGGCAACGCCTACGCCAACTGCTACATCTACCCTTACTTCGACAAACACGCCGACCGCAACTGCCACGACTACGCCCGGCGGAAGTTCTGTGTCAGGAACGGTAACATACGGCAATCCGGCGTCGCCGACTACGAAGTTCATCTCTAATGCGACGGTAGCGAGTACGGTTGGTTCACCCCTTGTTACGACGGTGACTGACGCGCCGGGCGGAACTGCGGGGCAATACACGCTTACAGGTTTTGGTACAGGAAACTATACGATTGGTGTAACTAAGACAACGGGGCAGAACGGCGTCTCGTCAGCCGATGCGGCGAGGATCGCTCAGCATGTTTCGGGTGTTTCGCTTATCACCAACGACCGGCAGAGGATCGCGGCGGACGTGACGAACAACGGAGCACTCTCTTCAACCGATGCGGCACAGATCGCAAGGTTTGTTTCAGGGCTTGGGCCGCCAATAGGTTTGGCAGGCCAGTGGAGATTCTTCGTTCCGAGCTTAACAGAGCCGACGTTCCCGATCGGAGCATCACCGACGACTCGAAGTTACGCCGACCCGATAGGTGTTCAGACGGGCCAGGACTACATCGGCATTCTTGTCGGCGAGGTCACAGGTAACTGGAATCCGACGGCGGCGAGGCCTTTTAACGGTAGGCAGTTGGCAGAAGTAGAAGGCAGCGGGCCGGAAAGGGGTATTGCGGTTGAATTACCTTCGGTTGTTGGATCTGTTGATAAAGAGATCGTTGTGCCTGTGAGTGTTGAGGGCATTTCGAACAAAGGTGTGATCTCTTATGAGTTTGATCTCAGGTATGATCCTTCGGTGTTGCAGCCTTTGGTCGATCCGGTCGATGTTTCGGGAACAGTCAGCCGCGGGCTTTCGGTGGTGGTTAATGCAACTGAGCCAGGGCTAATGAGAGTTGTTCTTTACGGAGCTTATCCGATAGATGGCGATGGCGTGTTGTTGAATTTGAGATTTACTTCTGTTGGTACTGTTGGTTCGGTGTCGCCGATCTCGTTTGAGCAGATAATGTTTAACGAAGGCGAGTCGAGAGTGACAATCACTAACGGAAAGATCGAACTGTTTTAA
- a CDS encoding ribonuclease J has product MSKIEIIPLGGIGEFGMNCMGIRYADEMIVIDAGMGFPEETPYGVDISIPNFDFLEEYRDDLTAIILTHGHEDHIGALTYILKKFNLPVYASRFTIGLAEKRLEEHGMLNDVMIHRVKANDIIEVGHFRVEFIHASHSLVDCFSLAIHTPLGTIIHTGDYKIDDTPVIGKPYDLKTLSRIGDEGVLLLLGDSTNATVPGRTPSEMAVIPAFEEIFDETEGRIFVSTFSSSLHRLQIVFDVAHQFGRKVCVCGRSMQKNVEIAEEQGLLKIPFGAMVSLGDARALDDDEVCYLVTGSQGENRAALWNLATSTYKGMEIEKGDTVVLSARIIPGNEKNISRLIGSLYKRGANIIEEKRRLVHVSGHASQEDIKIMVETARPKYLVPIHGEYRMLFRHKEYVKNHVAGYNDDNIILIENGNVLEVDEFACKVVDKHDLHKTFIDEESHDEIEYDVVRERKKLAYGGAISLVVTINKSSHDLFGEPQITFQGVAGIDPTNGFAADARSEIRKAIGDMKREHIVDRNFFKENLRILLKRFVQKKIGTKPVIVTTVVEI; this is encoded by the coding sequence GTGAGTAAGATAGAAATAATTCCGCTGGGCGGTATTGGCGAATTTGGGATGAACTGCATGGGCATTCGATATGCCGATGAGATGATCGTCATCGACGCCGGGATGGGCTTTCCGGAAGAGACGCCGTATGGCGTGGATATTTCCATACCAAATTTCGACTTTCTCGAAGAATACCGTGACGACCTGACCGCGATCATCCTCACCCACGGCCACGAAGACCACATCGGCGCGCTTACCTACATTCTAAAGAAATTCAATCTGCCGGTTTACGCTTCGCGGTTTACGATCGGGCTGGCAGAGAAGCGGCTCGAAGAGCACGGAATGCTCAACGATGTGATGATCCATCGCGTCAAGGCGAACGACATTATCGAGGTTGGGCATTTTCGCGTCGAGTTTATCCACGCTTCGCATTCGCTGGTCGATTGCTTTTCGCTGGCGATCCATACGCCGCTCGGCACGATAATCCACACAGGCGATTACAAGATCGACGACACACCCGTCATCGGCAAGCCATACGATCTCAAAACGCTTTCGAGGATAGGCGACGAAGGGGTACTGCTGCTGCTGGGCGATTCGACAAACGCGACCGTTCCGGGAAGGACGCCTTCGGAAATGGCTGTGATACCGGCTTTCGAGGAAATATTTGACGAGACCGAGGGACGTATATTTGTATCAACGTTTTCGTCTTCGCTGCATCGTCTGCAGATCGTCTTTGACGTCGCCCATCAATTCGGGCGAAAGGTTTGCGTCTGCGGACGTTCGATGCAAAAGAATGTCGAGATCGCTGAGGAACAGGGTTTATTAAAGATACCTTTTGGAGCGATGGTTTCGTTGGGTGATGCAAGAGCATTAGACGACGACGAAGTTTGTTATCTCGTCACCGGTTCGCAAGGCGAAAACCGCGCTGCGTTATGGAATCTCGCGACATCCACCTATAAAGGAATGGAGATCGAGAAAGGCGACACTGTTGTGCTTTCCGCCCGCATCATTCCCGGCAACGAAAAGAACATCAGCCGCCTTATCGGCAGCCTCTACAAACGCGGCGCCAACATCATCGAAGAGAAACGCCGCCTCGTTCATGTCTCAGGCCACGCCTCACAGGAAGACATCAAGATAATGGTAGAAACCGCCCGGCCAAAGTACCTTGTCCCGATCCACGGCGAATACAGGATGCTGTTCCGGCACAAGGAATATGTAAAAAACCACGTCGCCGGTTACAACGACGACAACATCATCTTGATCGAGAATGGCAATGTGCTTGAGGTCGATGAGTTCGCCTGTAAGGTCGTGGACAAACACGACTTGCACAAGACATTTATCGACGAGGAATCGCACGACGAGATCGAATACGACGTCGTCCGCGAACGCAAGAAACTCGCCTACGGTGGAGCGATCTCGCTAGTCGTGACGATCAATAAATCTTCGCACGATCTCTTTGGCGAACCACAGATCACCTTTCAAGGCGTCGCCGGTATCGATCCGACAAACGGTTTCGCCGCCGATGCCCGCTCCGAGATCCGCAAAGCCATCGGCGACATGAAACGCGAACACATCGTTGACCGCAACTTCTTTAAAGAAAACCTTCGTATCCTATTAAAACGATTCGTCCAGAAAAAGATCGGCACCAAACCCGTGATCGTGACGACAGTTGTAGAAATATAA